Sequence from the Thunnus maccoyii chromosome 11, fThuMac1.1, whole genome shotgun sequence genome:
gagacaccagaaaatactcacattcgagaagctggaatcagagaatttggagaGTTTAGTCAAAAAAATTACCTCAAACGATTAAGTGACTATCTGAATAGTTGGCGaataatttaatagttgacatcTAATTGGTTAAtcgactgattgttgcagctctaattacaATCCCTCCAGTGAAAACTGTTCCCAGCAAAGTCTGTTTGTCATCCGCACTGATTGAGTAAGTTATGGGAAAGAGATGCTGCTGTTGAATCATTCAGATATAAATTTTCAATGCTGAGACCCAAAAACCAGGTTTCAGCTCACCATCATGACCACAAAGTATGACTAGAGTCTTGCAGGTGattaagaaaatatgtttagaAATTTGGGTTTGTAGTCAGGTTTCAGCTCAAGCATTGAAATTGCTGATGATTTAATGGTGTGAATATTTGCACCTTATGGATTTATAAAGCAACTAATTGAATTCTGAATGTGCCGTCACACATTTAATATGATGATCGTTTGCTTCCAgatgctgcagagagaaagttATATTCTGAGCGAGTACAACAGACTCACGGGTCGACATCTGGAGCCACTGATGAAGAGATGCGACCAGGATAGGTGACAGTGACTGTTTCCTGTTAACCTCACTGTTTGAAAAGTGAACACTGCACTATGGATATTGCTCGTACACTCTCTTGTAACCAGACGGACTACTGTTGTATTCACCGCCTTTCTCTGATCCTGAAACATACGGGGGACACCCGGCGGTAGACACACAACCCGCCGATGTGTGTCGGACACTCATCTGAAACACTGGAAGTGAAGGGTTGatgagttttttgtttttttaaacatcaaatcaaaaaaaagTCTGTGCACTTTcactgtaatattttattaaaatctgctttaagaagaagaagtcagTTGTATATGAAGGATAGAAAAAGCTGCTCTTTCTTACTTCACAAATACTTTGTACCCTCTTTACACTGCATCTGGGACAAGATGTTCAGGAAGGCGCCATGTTTCAGAACTGTAACTCCAAGGCggacatatatatatttatatatatatatatttaaaaaaaaaaaaaaagaataacttGTCTGATGTCATAACTGGGCATATGTTCATGGTGCAGCAGAGTATTGTTCTCACAGGAAGTCAGCTAATAATGCTGCACGCTTCCTAAAAACCCAACTACAACGGGctgagtctgtgtgttttttaaatgctatATTAAACAAAAGTCGTCTGATTTTACGGGGAACTGAGGAAATAATTTGCTGTGATCTGAATACGTCCAGCAGACATCATGTTTGAATGTTAGTTATCTCATTTTACAGTGGTAACACAGAAGAACCGTACaaaacttgagaaaaaaaacctcatttgCTCCTTTTCTACAAGCGAGCAGGTCTGACAGGAACAATGTGAAGAGGGTTAGCAGAAGGTGTTTCGTACTGTATACTGGCCTTAAAGATGTGAAATAAGACATTACACTATATCTAGCTTCCCTGGTGGTCTAGTATTAATGACTTCTAATTGTCGTGGCTTATCTTGATGCTTCGACCAAGATAAATCAACCCtataataaatagaaaaatctgttggcttttttttatagaggaaaaaaaatctgacttaAACATTGCTGAGGTTtgacaaacattttcaaaaacaacaaaggttGTGCAACTTTTAAAGTAAAGCTtgaacacacatttataaaagtTTTCTCGGGAGGCACAAGTCTTCAAAACCCAAAAAGAATCAAATGGGTTTTACTGCTTTACTGAGAAAAgctcagtaaaaacaaaacatggaacttactgatttcttttttttgttgtttgtttgtttttttgagattTATAAAGTATGGAGACAGCCACACATACAAATAGGTTAATATGTCAAGCACAAAAAGCAACTGGGAAAAACAATCCACACACTCTTGACAGGAAAGCTGATCTGAATCGGCCAGTTTGTGCCAGAACAAAAATATTGCACCAAATGTACCCGCTAAATACAACAACCCTCTAAACTCTATAATAGCTTATAATCCAACATAGAATATAGCTTTATTTAGTTTATATGGGGGGAAATAAAGGGTTTGCAAAACATACAATCCATGAAGCTCCAGTAGCATCTGGTGTTCGATAGTTGCTTTTTAAGTGAGTTTGTATGAATGGCGTTGCAGTTCAAAGAAGtgtacaaagaaacaaagaagaaaaaaaacaaaactttacagtTGTTTGATAAAATcatagcaaagaaaaaaaaaaactccagccCCCAAAAACATGAAGGCAAAATTTGATCCACTGAACATTTTAACTGCATTTCTGGCATCTTAAAGAGTCTCGACAGTTGTGCACCTGTGTGTCGGTGTTTTTTTACAGGTTTGCTGATTTCTCCTGTCGTTTAGTGATttgcagaagaaaaagaagtgcCTGAAGACGACCGAAAAAGGACGGCAATCAGTAGTACTCGAGGTTGTTCAGAGGAGAGCTCCCATCTACCGAGGTTCAGCTGTTAAACGTGTGCGCGAGTGTCTGTAGATGTGGGAGCTCAGAGGGGCTGCAGGACGTTCCTTCCCACCTCTGAAGTGCTGCTGGCTCCGGCTCTCTCCATCTCAGACAGCTGCTCAAACACATCCCTGAGGACACAAAAAGATAAGAGCATTGTACGGATGTCTCGTGTAATCTCTttcaccccccccccatcaTGTTATTCCGCCGACTAACTTGTGCATGTAGAAGAAGATGTATCCGCTGCGGTCGCGGTCTCGCTGGACGGCGGCTTCCTGCGTGCGTGACACGTCCAGGTCGTTGTAGGTCAGCCACGACTGCTTCTTCATGTCGTACACGTCGCTGATGTAATGGCCTGGAGTAGGAGGGGGAAAATAAGGTTAGCCAGCGGACGGTCAAGTCAGGACAGACGGCAGTGTGCCATGGTATAAGGTGATTTCACTGGCTGTGATCTATTCTGCCCTACTTGTGTGCCAAATGTGTAGCGGCAAGCCTGAGGAGACCAGCTTAAACAGTGCAGGTGGCAGGGATTGTTCACAATCTATCAGCTGAGTTGTGTACCTTAAGATGTGCTCCTTATTGAGGAAACGTTGTGCAAAGGTTCACAAGGAACAAGTAAATATCAGGTCAGGCAATATGCAACATAACATGCTGAGTATGATGCTATAAATAACCATTGAAATCAATTCTATATAATAATTTGGATTGGATCAAAGATGTTGTTGTTTACAAAAGATCTGGTTGAGTCAGCATGAAGTCTTTAGTTATTGAGGCCCGATTTACACCcaatattaacatgtgatctgcaTCCAGATACGTTATTTATATAAGGACATCTGATCTACGAGCCTTTGCATTTACATCTGGTATCAGTGAGTGCTTGTTATCATGATACTACCTTCATTGTGATCTGATCTTATTATGCAAATCAGCCAGACGGAGCTGGTGAGTCTCAGGTGGAGGGAAGCGATGTTGTGAATGGTTCGTTCATGTTCTGTGAGGGAGGACTTGTACGTGTAGCTGTTGTTAGCTTATTTAAACCAGCGGGAAGAGTTCAGTGACCTTTCAACTTTCTGGGTGGACTTTCTTCTGAGATCAATCACAATGCGTTTCTCCTCATCCGGATCACATGTTAATATCAGGTGTAATTTAGGGTCAAAAGGTCACGCCCTCTCAGTCCTCCATGTGACATGATCAGAGAAGCTTGTACTAGACATTTAAGGTGTTTTTGAGTTACTCTTGTTCAGTAATGAACATAAATGTTGGCAGAGAATTCATCTACACAACAgacaaaagcacaaacacacagtagtgCTCACCAGAGGACGAGCTGCTCCCAATGTGACTGACGACACTGATGAGTCTGAAAGAGTTGGCCAAGTCTCCGCTCTGTGGATTAGAGGGTTCATTAGCAGGTTACTACGACGGAGAGCAGCGTATCCATGATAGTAGTTGACTACCAACGAATGGCTGTGACTGCAAGTATCCTGGAGACGTTCAACCAGTTTACTGTGGCTGCTGCTTGCTTTGAACGGACGGAGCAGGAGCAGCAATTTCAGTTAGTTTTAATGTATAATTAAAAGAACttaaagtgtttatttaatgtatGACTCTAATACCTAATGGACTTGGGTTGTGCTGCAAAAATAGTCTGATTTACTTTAAATTAAGCTTTTATCCACAATCTCGTAAGCTGTAAAATATGCTCAAATATAAGGAAGATACTGTAAGTTATTAGTACAGTAAGAAAAGTTAATTTCATGTGAAGGTAAAAGAAGGATTTTTACTCCAGTATGTTGGTTGTATATTAAGTGTTGCATTTTAATTGATTGTGGGAACAGAATTTGACACTTACTTCTCAAATACACTGGTCTGCTTATTGAAATAACAAGACAGAAGTGTTGTGTGACAGCGGGATGTTAAGTACCTCGGCGTTCCTCTTCAGATTCTCGGCTTCTGCTTCAGTGTACTCCATGTCCAGAACGTCTTCGTTGCCAGAATCGTCATCTGAGCACAACAGCTCAGGCAGGGAATTATTAAACTCTGTTGGGTGAGAAGGAgattttgttgttattgatcTGGtgttttcacagcactgagtCTGATTTAACAGAGCATCCCACTGAGAGAACATGTCTTATATAAGGTTTGGTTTTACTGCGGCTGTCGcttgtagaagaagaaaaaggaaaacactttgaaaatcTTAACAGATGCTTTAGGCTGAACAGCCAGTAGAAAAGTCTTTTTCACTGACTGCAGCCACCACTTTAACGCACTCAAACagtcatcatcaccatcacttTAACTCACTCAAATAGCCACCAGCTCAACGACAGCCAAACAAGTGTCTGTGAGTTTCAACAGCCAGCGACCCGACATGTAAACAGTCTTGGTTCGTACCTTGCAAGCTGAGCTCCGTAGCTCTCTTCAGGTCATCATCCTCTCTCATCTCTTGGGCTTCCTATATAAAGGTGGAGCAGGAACACGGTATTATATCACTTAAATATAGTGTGGGAAATTTCAACTTCGCATTTTCACCTTTTAATGTCACATCTCTTGGTTATTTAATGTCTGCTTGATCACTAAGTACATGCTGCAGTGTGGTCTGTGATATCTGAAAGCTTATTAAGTTAATAGTTCACTACTAAACTGTAACATCTGTTCAGACTTGAAGGTCAACATGACTGTTAACTAAACTATGTGTATAGTTTCATACAGGTCAGTCACATAACAGTACAGTAAACAATCTGAgacacacaagaaataaaaatgatgaaagtaCACTGATACACGACATGAatagtatttatatttgatgCAGGTTTCATGGTTTTATAGTGCTACAGTATAACAGTAAAGCTCTGCAGACGCCATCTGGCCTTGGACCTTACATGCTCCTGGAGGCTCTGGGCCAGAGCTTGCTGCAACTCctgctcctccctctcttgATCCAGACTGTACTGCTGGACCCAGTCCAGCTCCCCCTGCTGCTGCACGCCCTCCGGAGTCTGGTTCTCCTTGTTCTCATCCATGGTCAAGTCCAGAGAATCCAGCACATCTACaccacaccaacacacacaatatgtagCGATTCACTACACACTAGTGAGGTTATCTCCACTTAAACACTTGATTTACGGTAGATAACGACACGGTGCGTGAGGGATATTTATATTTCACCAATTTCAATTTCGTGTGAATGCAGAAAGCTCGACGAGTCAGAGCATCTTTCTGTGCTACTTTTACACAATTAATCTCCTGTTCTGTCTTTAAAACTCAAAGcctgaaataaaaatagactCTTCTCTGTAGAAACCCTGTCTGCTGGATTCAGGGTTTCTGCAGTGTTCACCACATTAAATTCAAGACTTTTGAAGACTGCTGAGGTCGGAAAAGAATGATGGGAAACCAGTAGGAACAATTACAACTTTACAATAATCTATTAAGTGCATGAATTCATTGATAATTCACAGTTTTGTTAGTATTTCCCAGCTATATATAACATTTCCTAGTAATATAATTAGTCAATTGAAGTGACCTGGACCCAGCTAAGAGTCAGAAAGTTGATAATTGGCTTAAACAATGACACAATAATTCATTTAAGTTTTTACTAAAATTGACATTTGCCCATTTTGAGTCAATGAGCTACTGTAGCCGGcagcagtgacagtgtttgCTGCAGGTCTGATGCTGCTCAGTGAAACTCAACAATAAAGGGTTAAACATCTTCCTGCAGCACAATCCatgaaatttaagacttttaaatacCTTCTAAGGAATTTTTGAGGTAACTAAATTCAGTTCTTCAGAGTTTAAGACTTGCAGATATGAATGTTTCTTAACTGCATACCTGCAGGCTGTTTGCTGTCTGtgtccagcagctctgtgtgataGGCCAGGTCATGGGCATCAGTGTCTCCAAAGCCTGTGTCTGGGCTGCTGGTTGGCTCGTCCTCCATGGGAGGCGCAGCAGAGAGCCCAGCCTCTTGACGGCTCATCTCCAGCACGGCCGCCAGCATTTCATCATCGTTTATACCGCTGAAGTCTGCTGAATCCATCGCTGCTCCCcgctgaaaacacaaaaaacggTGTGAAGCAAcatagatggaaaaaaaaggggggttgAATCACAGGCTGgtcagtaaacacacacctctTCCGGTCGGTCGTCGTCGTCAGGCAGGCAGCTGCTGAATCGTCGCTTGCGGCTCACGTTCACCTTTCTGTTAGGCTCCTCTTCACAGTCAGAGTCCACGAGGATGGAGGTGCAGCTGGAGTTGGCCACCTTCCCTCCAACCCTCCTGCACATACATTTAAGAGTTCAATGATTGAAAGTCTGAGAATAttgtatttaaaggaccagtctgtaggatttagtggcatctagtggtgagtaGGGCTGGCCGATATGATATATAGGTTATTTCATATCCTGATAATGATACCTATCccgatatagcacattttaattcagtgaATAAGTAGTTGGTCCCTGCCAACATTTCGTAGTCATGCTATGTGTGacattatacatatatttcATTAAAGATGCTGAGTGCAGAGCAGGTTGTAGCACATCTGGAGCAGCTGGGAGTTCAGAGCTTTGCCTTAAGAGAACCTTAGTTGTGCCTAATGTGAATAcgattattaatttatttgtctgtttgacaTCATAATGTGAAAGTCTCTCAGAATCAGCAGGACTTACCGGAGAGGTCCTGAGGAGGAGTTGACCGACTGCGACGTTTTGAGTGTTCTGGACCTTTGAGAGCAACAAAGCAAAAAGCGTCCAATTAAAATCCTTTAATATAAAgaactctaaaaaaaaactctaagaTGATTAcacactttttgttttaaagtgtttagGATGTCTTACATGGAGGCTTGGGAACTCCAGCCGAGACTGATGGGGGGCCGTGTGGATTCGGTGCAGTGGGACAGCAGGGTCAGGTAGCGGGGGATCACCACCTGCTGGCCCAGCTTACTGTTCAGAGACAGCTGGGCATTAAAGCTGTACCGTTTCAGATGTAGGATGAGCACTCTGAAGGGAGGAAAAGATGCATCAttgtttactgtctgtgttGTGATTCTAGCAGCTACGGTACTTAAACTCTGTCTGAAATGAAGTGCAGCTCTGCTCAACTATAAAATATGTGTCATTTCTAGTGTTTTATCACAAGTGTGACAACTTCTCAATGAATAGTCTGTGTGTAGATACCTGGGTAGTTTGCTGAATTTATGTGTAACGGTCGCTGTTTTCCCATTGCACTTTTCACACGAGTACTCGATTTCCTccatctgcaaaagaaaaagaaaagtcttcTGTCATTAAATGTTCGATGTTTCATGTAGGGATCGTTCTTAACAAAAAGGAGTATAAAGTGTCGATAGATTATCTTTCCATTGAAATTGATCAGAAGGTAAAACAAGAAACTCACCCTAAAAAAGAGATCCAGAGAATCCTGGATAGAGCGAAGTGGGAGGGTTTTCTTTCTGCGCGGTAGGTCGATGGACAAGTCGTTGAACTGCTCTCGCTTCGTCACCAACTCGccacagctgcaacacaacatgaggGTGATCACAATTTTTCCATCTTCTCCGGGGCGTCTTAACAGTTTACATTACAGAGAAGAGAAATTCATGATGATAAAGCGGGAGAAACGGGCCTCACCCTTTGCAGGTGATGGTGTGCTGCACTTCAAATTCCATGTTGACCGCCACGGGGCAGGTGTAGATGCGGGAGGTGTCCGCCTCGTCGCCGGGCTCCGCCTTGGCTGCTGAGGACGGCGTCGttgtcgtcgtcgtcgtcgtctcGTGGCCGTTCTCACACACTgtggaggaagaagatgaggaggaggaggctgcgGCTTCGTTTGTGCagcttttgttcattttctccACGTCGTCCTTCAGCTGGTCCAGACACTGACTCAGGAACTCATGAGCATCCTGATAAACACGGAGACATGCAGGGATTTAATTAAACATAATGAATATATGAAGACATCTCATTTTAAGGTGactctgattttattttatttgtacatgCCTTCAATCAATTTGTAGAGAAACAAATGTATTTCCCAGGTTAAGTGTGTGGACTAATCTCTACATAAAAAAGATCTACTGAGGTACTTTATTCTAGTACCAGTAGACCAGAACTGCTCTGAACTGTTGATAGTAGAGAGAAATCTTACATTCTGCATGTTTCCAGAGAAACGCTCAGCTGTGGAGGAGATGGCACTCTTCACTTTCCTCAAGAGGTCCTTTTTCGTCTCTGGACAGCCCACGTCCTTCTTAGCCATGAGGTGAGCGAAACGCCTGGAAGGAGTGATGATaccatgcagaaaaaaaattaaagcaggttttgaaaaaaaagggtCAGCTAGCAAAGCACATGAACAAATAATTCTCACTACATTACGTTCATTTGGGTTATTTTTAGAGCACGTTTCATGCATGACATCCTGTTGACTATTTCACTCTATGTGGGCATTTCATTTCACACTTTAACAATCTGAAGACGTGCTGAACAACACCGTCTCTCCCTACAATCTGCCCCTGATGCTGATTGAGCTGAACGCAGTACCTGAGCAACGCATTGATGGGCACCTTCTTCCATGAGATGCCCTGCTTCAGCATGTCATTGGAGAAGGAGGGGAGGCTGAAGAGGGACTGCAGAATGGCGTTCATGTAGCAAGTGTTACCCAGGTTGGAAAATCTGTGATATACAAGTTGGAagaattaaacattaaatggcatcaaaaaaatctaataaaacagaagaacGTCTGCGTGACGGGTTAAATTTCTCACTAGAGTGCAccaaaaacatcttttcttcTAAATAAATAGTTGGTTTTCATATTGTTACAattgtttaaatgtaattttccaaCCAAGTAAATATAAATTCAATAAACCAGAACTGCAAAGCTGACTTTTGGAGACAGATTTTGTCAGGAGAGGACAACAATCCACTCTCTCTACACATTTAACAGATCCCATCTGGCATGTTCTTACCCTTGCAGTGGAGGCTGAGCCTGGGCCAGAGTTGAGGGCCTCTGCTTGTTCCAACCACCGTAGTCCAGAGAGGGGCGAACCTTCTTGAAAGGAGTGGAGTGATTGGGCAGCATGAGGCTTCTCTTGGCTGTGCTGGTCTGTGATGTACTAGATGGCCTGAGGGGATTTTTAGTAAAGATACTATAACTGTCAATCTGTGTCGTAACAGCCATTCAATTCTTCAACTTGGACATTCAATTCAAGGGCGATTACAATTCCTCAATCTGATTTTGGAAACTGTATAGTCATCAAATAAACATGGACAATAAAGTGACACTATTCTCCTACTTTTCTATAAAATTGCTACCAGATGTTTCCCTGCTCATGTATCGTTAAATGGAAAAGTAGCCCTGGCGTGTTAGTATTTCTAGCTGACCACTAAAGAAACTCTACCTGTCCAGAAAAGAGTGGCTCTGGCTGTAGTCTTTAGTCACAGATCGGCTGCCGTAGAACGACGTCGGCTGAAGGGGAGTTGAACCCAGTGGAGCTGAGGGAAAGGGTTAAAAAGTGTGATGAGACAGAACATGAAATATGTAGGTTAATTTTTCTATATAAACTCATCTCTCAAAACTTGCTTCTGTAAATCTCCAGAGATTATGCAGATAAAGTCAACATGTAAAATGAATTTTACTGCTTCTTGTAAAACTGAGTCAACGTAGCACCACAAAAAGAATTTGTAAAGATGCCGGTATGACAGCTGAGGACATAAGCAGTGTTACCGTATACAGATGGTGTTGCTGCTGAGCTGTGAATGTAGAGGTTTACCTGAGCTCCTGTTCTCCTCTGTTTGCTTCAGTTTATCTTTGCAGCTCAGTAGAAACTTCCTGGATGGGTCTGAAGTGGCCTTGTTGTTGCTAAGAAAATGtacatatgtatttttaaatgttatctgACTGCGAAAAAAGCACTTAAAATGACTTTAATAGGATAAAAAACCTCATCTGCACATTGATCTATGATCTAGATCTTCCTCTTTGCCACTGACAGCAATTACACATGTATATATGGATGTACGGTTCGACTCACACTACGAGATATTAACATTCTGGCAGAAGAAAAACCCCATGATTGTGATAAAAGGCAGCATAAGTCAGGTCATTCTATGTGTATCCAGCATCGCTACAGTTCAGTCTGAGCAGCGGGGCGTGTTGTTTTTACCTCGAGGAGTCATTTTCCTTGGGGTAGTCCTCAGTCAGGTCACTTTCAGAGTTCAGgagtctctttctcttctcgCTCCTGAAAAACAGTAACGCGGAACAGTTCATGCCACGAGCCTGAAGTGACAATTTCAGCGTCAACTTTCTCATTTAGGAATAAAATTATCAACAAGAGGTCCGTTGTTGttgtcagtgaaaacaaaaacaacaactcttgTTCTACTTAACCTGAAAAGCACACTAACACAGTACTTTtaatagaaagagaaagaacGCTTCAGGTGTCTCATCAAACTCTGTATTCTAGTTATATACAAAATTTATGGATACACGGTGAAATTAACCGTTATTACCAAGCGTTATAACCTCAAGATATAGTTAAAATGATCTGTTCACATGACATTAAGTCgcatagcaacagcaaaatgaaTTTCCTTCATACCTGTTCTCAGAGAGTCCAGTGCGAGTGGGAGTGGACGCCGCTCTGCTCGGGCTGCCCAGAGGCTTCCGCGGTATCGTGTCCTCCCGGCCTTCAACGCTCTGCCGCCTCGGTGTTGTCTGGAAGACGTTAGGAGTCCGGATGTTTAAGTCAAATGTAACCTTCACACTTCTCTCtagatttaaatgtttaaaaacgtGGTTTTTGAGTTGTTGCTCACCTGTCTTTCCCCTGAAGGATTGCTCTCGTTTTTCACTGAGCGGTTGCCAAGAACACTGAAGTTCGCGCTTCCGTGGGATGAttttaaaactgacaaattaaGAAGGAATAAAAGAAATCAGGACAAAGTATGTGAATGA
This genomic interval carries:
- the usp37 gene encoding ubiquitin carboxyl-terminal hydrolase 37, encoding MATVVPKVSSGGTVKIRFTSMDLGNTRWKEGTFEILEKDNKVNLCLRFNSGGAPKTFQLNQNVKTINQNPNRIMLTLKDNSLITLDKMTPTLVQKTKEYLEKLKQPKTILKSSHGSANFSVLGNRSVKNESNPSGERQTTPRRQSVEGREDTIPRKPLGSPSRAASTPTRTGLSENRSEKRKRLLNSESDLTEDYPKENDSSSNNKATSDPSRKFLLSCKDKLKQTEENRSSAPLGSTPLQPTSFYGSRSVTKDYSQSHSFLDRPSSTSQTSTAKRSLMLPNHSTPFKKVRPSLDYGGWNKQRPSTLAQAQPPLQGFSNLGNTCYMNAILQSLFSLPSFSNDMLKQGISWKKVPINALLRRFAHLMAKKDVGCPETKKDLLRKVKSAISSTAERFSGNMQNDAHEFLSQCLDQLKDDVEKMNKSCTNEAAASSSSSSSSTVCENGHETTTTTTTTPSSAAKAEPGDEADTSRIYTCPVAVNMEFEVQHTITCKGCGELVTKREQFNDLSIDLPRRKKTLPLRSIQDSLDLFFRMEEIEYSCEKCNGKTATVTHKFSKLPRVLILHLKRYSFNAQLSLNSKLGQQVVIPRYLTLLSHCTESTRPPISLGWSSQASMSRTLKTSQSVNSSSGPLRRVGGKVANSSCTSILVDSDCEEEPNRKVNVSRKRRFSSCLPDDDDRPEERGAAMDSADFSGINDDEMLAAVLEMSRQEAGLSAAPPMEDEPTSSPDTGFGDTDAHDLAYHTELLDTDSKQPADVLDSLDLTMDENKENQTPEGVQQQGELDWVQQYSLDQEREEQELQQALAQSLQEHEAQEMREDDDLKRATELSLQEFNNSLPELLCSDDDSGNEDVLDMEYTEAEAENLKRNAESGDLANSFRLISVVSHIGSSSSSGHYISDVYDMKKQSWLTYNDLDVSRTQEAAVQRDRDRSGYIFFYMHKDVFEQLSEMERAGASSTSEVGRNVLQPL